One Salvelinus fontinalis isolate EN_2023a unplaced genomic scaffold, ASM2944872v1 scaffold_2185, whole genome shotgun sequence genomic window carries:
- the LOC129850688 gene encoding protein enabled homolog, with amino-acid sequence MQDVDIMDLPPFTTPEVEDFLPEFDLEAFLEHFEFNDSLFDLDFNVDIQTGEVAIPTAVSEPGGQKQNCTIRREPGDGQRKRETEPGDGQRKREKRRETGPGDGQRKRETEPGDGQRKRRSTEPGNGQRKREKRRETEPVDGLRKRRSTEPGNGQRKREKRRETEPVDGLRKRRATEPVDGLRKRRATEPVDGLMKRETQRDSPIRGGAASPPLSAVTLPPPPPPPPRLLQIAPPLLYIPGFGTATFVSSCSNGSELQLVQAPVFGFSRPPTYILSVVSSPSLSPRPLNVLPLSPGVVSSPSLSPQRPTSLSRCSVFSLAVSSTSYLSLQV; translated from the exons AATTCGACCTGGAAGCCTTTCTGGAACATTTTGAGTTCAATG ACTCGTTGTTTGACCTGGACTTTAATGTGGACATACAGACTG gtGAGGTTGCCATACCGACAGCTGTGTCCGAGCCAGGCGGACAGAAACAGAACTGCACGATACGGAGAG AACCTGGTgatggacagaggaagagagagacagagcctggtgatggacagaggaagagagagaagaggagagagacaggacctgGTGATGGacaaaggaagagagagacagaacctgGTGATGGACAAAGGAAGAGGAGATCGACAGAGCCTGGTAacggacagaggaagagagagaagaggagagagacagaacctgTTGATGGACTGAGGAAGAGGAGATCGACAGAGCCTGGTAacggacagaggaagagggagaagaggagagagacagaacctgTTGATggactgaggaagaggagagcgaCAGAACCTGTTGATggactgaggaagaggagagcgaCAGAACCTGTTGATGGACTGATgaagagagagactcagagagactcTCCCATCAGAG GTGGCgctgcctctcctcccctctcggCCGtgactcttcctcctcctcctcctcctcctcccagacTTCTCCAGAtcgctcctcctctcctttacattcctGGGTTTGGGACTGCTACTTTCGTCTCTTCGTGTAGCA ATGGCTCAGAGCTGCAGCTGGTTCAAGCTCCTGTTTTCGGCTTCTCGAGACCTCCCACCTACAtactga gtgtagtgtcttctccctcgctgtctcctAGACCCCTCAacgtcctacctctctctccaggtgtagtgtcttctccctcgctgtctcctcaacgtcctacctctctctccaggtgtagtgtcttctccctcgctgtctcctcaacgtcctacctctctctccaggtgtag